Proteins encoded in a region of the Sparus aurata chromosome 6, fSpaAur1.1, whole genome shotgun sequence genome:
- the tgfa gene encoding protransforming growth factor alpha isoform X1 gives MMTRIFWDTIFLISGAFSMSVVLNGSLFTFGAGPSNSTIIEASISINTNSTATRNASTSSSATSSSRSTMTTTITPTTTNVPSVKSSLFTLGVGPSDSVITEANISIDTNSTAPPNASASVSAATTLTIATTTTTIIPPVKKFVAAAVRSHFDDCPDSHRHFCFHGTCRFLILEETPACVCHPGFVGMRCEHADLLAVVATNHRQQTVATVLVLCVIGCVLIMVLCTLLHCWWRQDCRRRRHALHYVPEKHGASCHPSESVV, from the exons GTGCTTTTAGTATGTCTGTGGTACTCAATG GTTCCCTCTTTACATTCGGAGCAGGGCCAAGCAATTCGACAATCATTGAAGCCAGCATCTCCATCAACACAAACTCCACCGCTACTCGAAACGCCTCGACAAGCAGCTCTGCAAcatccagcagcagaagcaCAATGACCACAACCATCACACCGACCACAACTAATGTACCTTCAGTTAAAA GTTCCCTCTTTACATTAGGAGTGGGGCCAAGTGACTCAGTAATCACTGAAGCCAACATCTCCATCGACACAAACTCCACTGCTCCTCCAAATGCATCTGCAAGCGTCTCTGCAGCAACGACCCTAACTATTGCAACTACTACAACTACTATCATCCCTCCAGTTAAAA AGTTCGTGGCAGCGGCTGTTCGGTCTCATTTTGATGACTGTCCGGACTCCCACCGCCATTTCTGCTTCCACGGCACGTGTCGCTTCCTGATATTAGAAGAGACGCCAGCATGCGT GTGTCATCCGGGCTTTGTCGGGATGAGGTGTGAGCATGCAGACCTGCTCGCTGTAGTTGCGACTAATCACAGACAACAGACGGTTGCCACGGTGCTGGTGTTGTGTGTGATTGGGTGTGTTCTCATCATGGTGTTGTGCACACTGTTACA TTGCTGGTGGAGGCAGGACTGTCGCAGGCGGAGACATGCACTTCACTACGTCCCAGAGAAGCACGGAGCGTCCTGCCATCCTTCTGAGAGTG
- the tgfa gene encoding protransforming growth factor alpha isoform X2, producing the protein MMTRIFWDTIFLISGSLFTFGAGPSNSTIIEASISINTNSTATRNASTSSSATSSSRSTMTTTITPTTTNVPSVKSSLFTLGVGPSDSVITEANISIDTNSTAPPNASASVSAATTLTIATTTTTIIPPVKKFVAAAVRSHFDDCPDSHRHFCFHGTCRFLILEETPACVCHPGFVGMRCEHADLLAVVATNHRQQTVATVLVLCVIGCVLIMVLCTLLHCWWRQDCRRRRHALHYVPEKHGASCHPSESVV; encoded by the exons GTTCCCTCTTTACATTCGGAGCAGGGCCAAGCAATTCGACAATCATTGAAGCCAGCATCTCCATCAACACAAACTCCACCGCTACTCGAAACGCCTCGACAAGCAGCTCTGCAAcatccagcagcagaagcaCAATGACCACAACCATCACACCGACCACAACTAATGTACCTTCAGTTAAAA GTTCCCTCTTTACATTAGGAGTGGGGCCAAGTGACTCAGTAATCACTGAAGCCAACATCTCCATCGACACAAACTCCACTGCTCCTCCAAATGCATCTGCAAGCGTCTCTGCAGCAACGACCCTAACTATTGCAACTACTACAACTACTATCATCCCTCCAGTTAAAA AGTTCGTGGCAGCGGCTGTTCGGTCTCATTTTGATGACTGTCCGGACTCCCACCGCCATTTCTGCTTCCACGGCACGTGTCGCTTCCTGATATTAGAAGAGACGCCAGCATGCGT GTGTCATCCGGGCTTTGTCGGGATGAGGTGTGAGCATGCAGACCTGCTCGCTGTAGTTGCGACTAATCACAGACAACAGACGGTTGCCACGGTGCTGGTGTTGTGTGTGATTGGGTGTGTTCTCATCATGGTGTTGTGCACACTGTTACA TTGCTGGTGGAGGCAGGACTGTCGCAGGCGGAGACATGCACTTCACTACGTCCCAGAGAAGCACGGAGCGTCCTGCCATCCTTCTGAGAGTG